The Caretta caretta isolate rCarCar2 chromosome 5, rCarCar1.hap1, whole genome shotgun sequence genome contains a region encoding:
- the LOC142072083 gene encoding avidin-like isoform X2 — MGKTGFSLVLALFLVTVVASSERKCILTGDWQNDLGSNMTISAVNGAGQFSGLYLTAVSATEKPILVSPLNGSQHVDNLEQPTFGFTVKWSFSDSTTVFVGQCFTDDHGKETLQTMWLLRDKAKSMDDNWNATTVGTNVFTRIKVQNVGESVRTEV; from the exons ATGGGGAAAACGGGTTTCTCTCTGGTCCTTGCCCTGTTTCTGGTGACCGTTGTTGCCTCTTCAGAGAGAAAG TGCATCCTGACTGGAGACTGGCAGAACGACCTGGGCTCTAACATGACCATCTCTGCCGTGAACGGGGCCGGGCAGTTCTCTGGGTTGTACCTCACAGCGGTGTCAGCCACAGAAAAGCCGATCCTCGTGTCGCCCCTGAACGGATCCCAGCATGTCGACAACCTGGAGCAGCCAACCTTCGGGTTCACCGTCAAATGGAGCTTCTCAG ACTCGACAACCGTCTTCGTGGGCCAGTGCTTCACGGATGATCATGGGAAGGAAACTCTGCAAACCATGTGGCTCCTGCGAGACAAGGCCAAATCCATGGATGATAACTGGAATGCAACCAC GGTCGGTACAAACGTTTTCACTCGGATCAAGGTGCAGAACGTGGGCGAATCCGTGAGGACTGAAGTGTGA
- the LOC142072083 gene encoding avidin-like isoform X1 produces the protein MGKTGFSLVLALFLVTVVASSERKCILTGDWQNDLGSNMTISAVNGAGQFSGLYLTAVSATEKPILVSPLNGSQHVDNLEQPTFGFTVKWSFSDSTTVFVGQCFTDDHGKETLQTMWLLRDKAKSMDDNWNATTVGTNVFTRIKVQNVGESLRNDL, from the exons ATGGGGAAAACGGGTTTCTCTCTGGTCCTTGCCCTGTTTCTGGTGACCGTTGTTGCCTCTTCAGAGAGAAAG TGCATCCTGACTGGAGACTGGCAGAACGACCTGGGCTCTAACATGACCATCTCTGCCGTGAACGGGGCCGGGCAGTTCTCTGGGTTGTACCTCACAGCGGTGTCAGCCACAGAAAAGCCGATCCTCGTGTCGCCCCTGAACGGATCCCAGCATGTCGACAACCTGGAGCAGCCAACCTTCGGGTTCACCGTCAAATGGAGCTTCTCAG ACTCGACAACCGTCTTCGTGGGCCAGTGCTTCACGGATGATCATGGGAAGGAAACTCTGCAAACCATGTGGCTCCTGCGAGACAAGGCCAAATCCATGGATGATAACTGGAATGCAACCAC GGTCGGTACAAACGTTTTCACTCGGATCAAGGTGCAGAATGTGGGTGAATCATTGAGGAACGACCTGTGA